One Setaria italica strain Yugu1 chromosome I, Setaria_italica_v2.0, whole genome shotgun sequence DNA window includes the following coding sequences:
- the LOC101753973 gene encoding small nuclear ribonucleoprotein SmD1a-like, whose product MKLIRFLMKLNNETVTIELKNGIVVHGTITGVDISMNTHLKTVKLTLKGKNPVTLDHLSVRGNNIRYYILPDSLNLETLLVEETPRVKPKKPTSGKPLGRGRGRGHGRGRGRGR is encoded by the exons ATGAAGCTCATCAG GTTCTTGATGAAGCTGAACAACGAGACGGTGACCATCGAGCTCAAGAACGGCATTGTCGTCCATGGCACCATCACCG GCGTTGACATCAGCATGAATACTCATCTGAAGACTGTGAAGCTCACACTGAAAGGGAAAAATCCTGTTACCCTTGATCACCTCAGTGTGAGGGGAAACAACATCCGCTATTATATCCTTCCTGACAGCTTAAACCTGGAGACTTTGCTGGTTGAGGAAACACCAAGGGTCAAACCTAAGAAGCCAACTTCAG GGAAGCCTTTGGGTCGTGGGCGCGGCCGTGGACATGggcgcggccggggtcggggacgTTGA